Proteins encoded in a region of the Neoarius graeffei isolate fNeoGra1 chromosome 3, fNeoGra1.pri, whole genome shotgun sequence genome:
- the LOC132883378 gene encoding protein translocase subunit SecA 1-like, giving the protein MASENLLLSRLLDLIRYGQWSKDDVVDLFTALVKQYHARAVKTDFYIWMAKILYQVEIHKLNKSDLSSNIETKQFVDDIEIRINDLVKETKEKSLDIILKEIQAEGDIDRNILDQVKDIVLSVSSPSPCPVSTPLHSIKEQLVKLCKAVEDTRKWKPRLTQMVSWCIMVLSRSSQLIQVGTGEGKSCIVAMFAAYCALTGKSVDIISSSPVLAERDAAEWRSFYEKLKITVDSNTNKFKVEDLRKCYLCQVVYGTTESFAGDWLRQKFQRENVRSQRQFQYAIVDEVDSLMLDKGLEVVYLNSEMPVMEPLNLILAKIWFVVNHSEGLDLENTLDLIRSSLMAEDSDILPSHTFLESPADTSKLEYDEFHIPGFLEHINGRLKIWVENAFLAKTMTLGHEYILHKDGVVPVDYSSTGVVQNQMKWGDGLQQFLEMKHQTKLSNMCMITNFKSNVGLFKSYERIHGLTGTLGNQTELDLLQKLYTDIKTCKIPPFKRRKLYEKDGIVINDENGWVQTICKVVNKKVNPTVYRGSRAVLVICETIKRAQIVHDALSKTISTDKLKLYTNNNMDNSKVTGEEVTEGCVIVATNLAGRGTDLKVCAKVNVSGGLFVVQTFLPLNIRVEKQAFGRTARQGNPGSAQLIMCSTHFSKSVKLILVLNSPLSRLLTLLKHLKTTVAVSVFIENNFEETLKICQENPNEKNYEAMVKELRGLLNTEMPSGLTNLEMEKESRDLIVQTRMSRFLEDDIPKITKKEELFSVYLKMLDTIYEEKKDDDINKDIVSSLHECWGMWLLMKFNENESTETLKKQLWKDLERAKKKLDCKQSPSSMIYHYVRTGNTLRHKGNLADSIEMYTRAIETNPCWSAIALYNRALSILSKANRGHIAQALADLKKAEEAVDSYMRKLTLTLIFVEGSSRDPNMMSDTLLSKQFKAKCLAQQIFKLNIQQAINVLQIAESRGYDVKITKYPMLFLMLKAVLLGAGGFIEVGREIINLHSLGLDTIFSLETVSSFFKRLLTIFS; this is encoded by the coding sequence atGGCATCAGAAAATCTACTGCTATCAAGATTGCTTGATTTGATCAGATATGGACAGTGGAGTAAGGATGACGTTGTGGATTTGTTCACTGCTCTTGTGAAGCAATACCATGCCAGGGCAGTAAAGACTGATTTCTACATATGGATGGCAAAAATACTTTACCAAGTAGAAATTCACAAGCTCAACAAGTCAGATTTATCATCTAACATTGAAACAAAACAGTTTGTGGATGACATTGAAATTAGAATTAATGACTTGGTGAAAGAAACAAAAGAGAAAAGCCTTGACATTATTCTTAAGGAAATTCAAGCAGAAGGAGACATTGATCGGAATATTTTAGATCAAGTTAAAGACATTGTGTTGTCTGTGTCCTCACCATCACCATGTCCTGTTTCAACACCTCTGCACAGTATAAAGGAGCAATTAGTGAAACTATGTAAAGCAGTAGAAGATACCAGAAAATGGAAACCAAGGTTGACTCAGATGGTGAGCTGGTGCATTATGGTTCTTTCTCGCTCTAGCCAGTTAATCCAAGTTGGCACAGGAGAAGGAAAGTCATGTATAGTGGCCATGTTTGCTGCATACTGTGCCTTGACTGGAAAAAGTGTGGACATTATCTCCAGTTCCCCTGTGCTTGCAGAGCGAGATGCTGCAGAGTGGCGTTCATTTTATGAAAAACTGAAAATCACTGTGGATTCCAATACAAATAAATTTAAAGTTGAAGACCTGAGGAAGTGTTACTTATGTCAAGTGGTATATGGCACAACTGAGAGTTTTGCAGGAGACTGGTTAAGACAGAAGTTCCAAAGAGAAAATGTGAGATCTCAAAGACAGTTTCAATATGCCATAGTAGATGAGGTAGACTCGCTCATGTTGGACAAAGGTCTAGAAGTTGTCTACTTAAACAGTGAGATGCCTGTCATGGAGCCTCTAAATTTAATCTTAGCTAAGATTTGGTTTGTTGTCAACCACTCTGAAGGTCTTGATTTAGAGAATACGCTTGATCTCATTCGTTCCTCTCTAATGGCAGAGGATTCAGACATACTGCCATCACATACATTTTTAGAGAGCCCTGCAGATACATCAAAGCTGGAGTATGATGAATTCCACATTCCAGGCTTTCTAGAGCACATAAACGGAAGGCTAAAAATATGGGTTGAAAATGCATTTCTTGCCAAAACTATGACTTTAGGGCATGAATACATTCTACATAAGGATGGTGTAGTTCCTGTAGATTACAGCTCTACAGGAGTCGTGCAAAATCAAATGAAATGGGGAGATGGACTTCAGCAATTCCTTGAAATGAAGCACCAAACCAAGCTGTCAAATATGTGCATGATAACAAATTTCAAGTCCAATGTAGGTTTATTCAAGAGTTATGAACGGATTCATGGGCTCACAGGAACTTTGGGGAACCAAACTGAACTTGATTTACTGCAGAAACTGTACACCGACATTAAAACATGCAAAATTCCACCATTCAAACGCAGAAAACTTTACGAGAAGGATGGCATTGTAATTAATGATGAAAATGGGTGGGTACAAACAATTTGTAAGGTTGTTAATAAGAAAGTGAACCCCACAGTCTATCGAGGTTCAAGAGCAGTCTTAGTCATCTGTGAAACAATTAAACGAGCACAAATTGTCCACGATGCACTATCAAAAACCATTTCAACAGACAAATTGAAACTGTACACAAATAACAATATGGACAATTCTAAGGTTACAGGTGAAGAGGTCACTGAAGGTTGTGTCATTGTTGCAACCAATCTGGCTGGTCGTGGGACAGACCTCAAAGTCTGTGCAAAAGTAAATGTGTCAGGGGGTTTGTTTGTAGTGCAGACTTTCTTGCCCCTTAATATCCGTGTGGAGAAACAAGCCTTTGGTCGAACTGCACGACAAGGAAACCCTGGTTCTGCCCAGCTCATCATGTGCTCCACTCACTTCTCGAAATCAGTCAAACTGATATTGGTGCTAAACTCACCTCTCTCTAGGTTACTTACTCTTCTCAAGCATTTAAAAACCACTGTAGCTGTGTCAGTGTTCATTGAGAATAACTTTGAAGAGACCCTCAAAATCTGTCAGGAAAACCCCAATGAAAAGAACTATGAGGCAATGGTGAAAGAACTCAGAGGCTTGCTAAACACTGAAATGCCAAGTGGTTTAACTAACCTGGAGATGGAAAAAGAGTCTAGAGATTTAATTGTGCAAACAAGAATGTCACGGTTCCTTGAAGATGACATACCAAAAATCACCAAAAAGGAGGAACTCTTTTCTGTATATCTTAAAATGCTGGACACCATTTACGAAGAGAAAAAGGATGATGACATCAATAAAGACATTGTGTCTTCACTTCATGAGTGCTGGGGTATGTGGCTTCTGATGAAGTTCAATGAGAATGAATCAAcagaaacattaaaaaaacagttATGGAAAGACTTGGAAAGGGCAAAGAAAAAACTGGATTGTAAACAGTCCCCTTCCTCTATGATCTACCATTATGTAAGGACTGGCAACACCCTCCGTCACAAAGGAAACCTTGCAGACAGCATTGAGATGTACACAAGAGCTATCGAAACCAATCCTTGTTGGTCTGCCATTGCTCTGTACAATCGTGCACTGTCTATTCTGTCAAAAGCAAATAGAGGACATATTGCTCAGGCGTTGGCAGACCTGAAGAAAGCTGAGGAGGCAGTTGACTCCTACATGAGAAAGTTGACATTGACTCTGATTTTTGTGGAAGGCTCCAGCAGAGATCCCAACATGATGTCTGACACCTTGCTTTCCAAGCAATTTAAAGCCAAGTGCCTGGCACAGCAAATATTTAAGTTAAATATCCAGCAAGCAATAAACGTGTTGCAGATAGCTGAAAGTCGAGGTTATGATgtgaaaataacaaaatatcctaTGTTATTCCTGATGCTCAAGGCTGTTCTTTTAGGAGCAGGTGGATTTATTGAGGTGGGCCGAGAGATAATTAACCTCCACTCACTGGGACTGGACACCATCTTCTCACTAGAAACTGTATCTTCTTTTTTTAAACGTCTGCTTACAATATTCAGTTAA